One stretch of Micromonospora echinospora DNA includes these proteins:
- a CDS encoding alpha/beta fold hydrolase, translating to MRGFRWPPPPDGGPRTWGPGPGAPRTGRPALPEPETELVATPHGVSLERLVTGTGEPVTVFAHGLGNGIATTRPFGSGVAGRRIFFQFRGHGRSDSPPGPWSYLDLARDLRAISDLGGATRAFGASLGAGALCRLLAESPERFERLVFFLPAVLDTPRGEVARARLTGLLDAVAEGDASALADVVSLELPPSVRNTPAGWAYLRQRLDQLLRDGLAPGLADLPGQAPLDDAGSLAAVTAPALVIAAADDDLHPVAVAERLAAALPNATLHVYDRPGVLWTERADLRGRVSEFLNG from the coding sequence GTGAGAGGTTTCCGCTGGCCCCCGCCGCCGGACGGCGGTCCCCGCACCTGGGGGCCGGGTCCCGGCGCGCCCCGGACCGGGCGGCCCGCGCTGCCGGAGCCGGAGACGGAGCTGGTCGCGACGCCGCACGGCGTGAGCCTGGAGCGCCTGGTCACCGGCACCGGTGAGCCGGTCACCGTGTTCGCGCACGGGCTGGGCAACGGCATCGCCACCACCCGTCCGTTCGGCAGCGGCGTCGCCGGTCGGCGCATCTTCTTCCAGTTCCGTGGGCACGGCCGCTCCGACTCCCCGCCCGGCCCGTGGAGCTATCTGGATCTCGCTCGTGACCTGCGTGCGATCTCGGACCTGGGCGGCGCGACCAGGGCGTTCGGTGCCAGCCTCGGAGCGGGCGCGCTCTGCCGGCTGCTCGCGGAGAGCCCGGAACGCTTCGAGCGGCTCGTCTTCTTCCTGCCCGCCGTGCTGGACACGCCGCGTGGCGAGGTGGCGCGGGCCCGGCTCACCGGCCTGCTCGACGCGGTGGCCGAGGGTGACGCCTCGGCGCTCGCCGACGTGGTGTCGCTGGAACTGCCGCCGTCGGTGCGCAACACGCCCGCCGGCTGGGCCTATCTGCGGCAGCGGCTCGACCAGTTGCTGCGCGACGGGCTCGCGCCGGGTCTGGCCGACCTGCCCGGGCAGGCCCCGCTCGACGACGCCGGGTCGCTCGCCGCGGTCACCGCGCCGGCGCTGGTCATCGCCGCCGCCGACGACGACCTGCACCCGGTCGCCGTCGCCGAACGGCTGGCCGCCGCGCTGCCCAACGCCACACTGCACGTGTACGACCGGCCCGGCGTGCTCTGGACCGAACGCGCCGACCTGCGGGGGCGCGTCTCGGAGTTCCTGAACGGGTAA
- the mtfM gene encoding small membrane protein MtfM — MVTEIGFVSLLVAGLGALAGGLVYLAVRIARGKW, encoded by the coding sequence ATGGTTACCGAGATCGGGTTCGTCAGCCTGCTGGTCGCGGGCCTGGGCGCGCTCGCCGGTGGCCTGGTCTATCTCGCGGTCCGCATAGCTAGAGGTAAGTGGTGA
- a CDS encoding 3-keto-5-aminohexanoate cleavage protein, with the protein MTTGTLITVAPTGAESAKAEVPALPVTLDELLLTAKECEALGAAVIHVHIRDDDARPTLDQGRLRATVAALRENTDLIVQLSSGGAVTDPESARLAVLDAGPDMASCTMGTVNFGDDVFLNRWEFIVDLHTRMQERGVVPEYEIFDLGHLTALQRLLGKYGLPHGGHVHVDFVMGVPGGMPGTTATLVAAQQMLRDLPEGTTFSATGIGRSTIPVMMAALSTGGHLRVGMEDTVTYAKGRPVESNMQLVARAVGFAQLAQRPPLSTAEARTLLGLPTAAR; encoded by the coding sequence ATGACGACAGGGACGTTGATCACGGTTGCCCCCACCGGCGCGGAGTCGGCGAAGGCGGAGGTGCCGGCGCTGCCGGTCACGCTCGACGAGCTGCTGCTGACCGCCAAGGAGTGCGAGGCGCTGGGCGCCGCCGTGATCCACGTCCACATCCGCGACGACGACGCGCGGCCCACGCTCGACCAGGGGCGGCTGCGGGCCACCGTGGCGGCGCTGCGGGAGAACACCGACCTGATCGTGCAGCTCTCCTCCGGCGGCGCGGTGACCGACCCGGAGTCCGCCCGGCTCGCCGTGCTCGACGCCGGGCCGGACATGGCCTCCTGCACCATGGGCACCGTCAACTTCGGTGACGACGTGTTCCTCAACCGGTGGGAGTTCATCGTCGACCTGCACACCCGGATGCAGGAGCGGGGCGTCGTCCCCGAGTACGAAATCTTCGACCTGGGCCACCTCACCGCGTTGCAACGGCTGCTCGGCAAGTACGGCCTGCCGCACGGCGGGCACGTGCACGTCGACTTCGTGATGGGTGTGCCGGGCGGCATGCCGGGCACCACGGCGACCCTGGTGGCGGCCCAGCAGATGCTGCGCGACCTGCCGGAGGGCACCACGTTCTCGGCCACCGGCATCGGGCGCAGCACGATCCCGGTGATGATGGCCGCGCTGTCGACCGGCGGTCACCTGCGCGTCGGCATGGAGGACACGGTCACGTACGCCAAGGGGCGCCCGGTGGAGTCCAACATGCAGCTCGTCGCGCGGGCGGTCGGCTTCGCCCAACTCGCCCAGCGGCCCCCGCTGAGCACCGCCGAGGCCCGTACGCTGCTCGGGCTTCCGACTGCCGCCCGGTAA
- a CDS encoding aminotransferase class IV, with protein MEATRVAVLGRGLVPAGEPVLRGDDRGVLHGDGLFETLHLRDGGPWLLAPHLARLRAGAAAIGLPLPPDGALVELLDAVRAGWPPETEGALRLVCTRGPEGGGPATVYATLGEVPAVVRLARRTGVTVATLPLGVAARARPELGWLPSGVKSTSYALSTAARRWAQRSGVDDVLWVSTDGYVLEGPTANVVWLRGGTLSTVPAAETGVLPGVTARHLLERAGELGLAAAEHLPTVPDLHEAEAIWLTSSLRGPAEVRTLDGTPRPSSPLTPRVQALLNFPRRVSRLPGSGGRTGAG; from the coding sequence GTGGAGGCGACGCGGGTGGCGGTGCTCGGCCGAGGGCTCGTGCCGGCCGGTGAGCCGGTGCTGCGCGGCGACGACCGGGGTGTGCTGCACGGCGACGGCCTGTTCGAGACGCTGCACCTGCGCGACGGGGGCCCCTGGCTGCTGGCGCCGCACCTGGCCCGGCTGCGGGCCGGCGCGGCGGCGATCGGCCTGCCGCTGCCCCCGGACGGCGCGCTCGTCGAGTTGCTGGACGCGGTCCGCGCCGGCTGGCCGCCGGAGACCGAGGGCGCGCTGCGGCTGGTCTGCACCCGGGGGCCGGAGGGCGGCGGGCCGGCCACGGTGTACGCCACGCTGGGCGAGGTGCCCGCCGTGGTCCGGCTGGCCCGGCGGACCGGGGTGACGGTGGCCACGCTGCCGCTCGGGGTGGCCGCCCGGGCCCGCCCCGAGCTGGGGTGGCTGCCCAGCGGCGTGAAGTCCACCTCGTACGCGCTGAGCACCGCCGCCCGGCGGTGGGCGCAACGTTCCGGGGTGGACGACGTGCTCTGGGTCTCGACGGACGGCTACGTGCTGGAGGGGCCCACCGCCAACGTGGTGTGGCTGCGCGGCGGGACCCTCTCGACGGTGCCGGCGGCGGAGACCGGCGTCCTGCCCGGCGTGACCGCCCGCCACCTGCTGGAACGGGCCGGCGAGCTGGGCCTCGCGGCGGCCGAGCACCTGCCCACCGTGCCCGACCTGCACGAGGCCGAGGCGATCTGGCTGACCAGCTCCCTACGCGGCCCGGCGGAGGTCCGGACCCTGGACGGCACTCCCCGCCCGAGTTCCCCCCTGACCCCCCGCGTCCAGGCCCTCCTGAACTTCCCCCGCAGGGTCAGCCGGCTACCCGGGTCAGGCGGGCGGACAGGTGCGGGGTGA
- a CDS encoding DsrE family protein, with the protein MLGGMARSLVVKATAGADSPERCAQAFTVAATAAAAGVDVSLWLTGESTWFALPGRAESFELPHSAPLGELLHVVLATGRVTACTQCAARRDIGTDDVIPGVRIAGAAVFVEEAMAEGAQALVY; encoded by the coding sequence ATGCTGGGCGGCATGGCGCGCTCTCTCGTCGTCAAGGCCACCGCCGGCGCGGACTCACCGGAACGCTGCGCCCAGGCGTTCACAGTCGCCGCCACCGCTGCCGCGGCCGGGGTGGACGTCTCGCTCTGGCTCACCGGCGAATCGACCTGGTTCGCGCTCCCCGGGCGGGCCGAGTCGTTCGAGCTGCCGCACTCCGCGCCGCTGGGCGAACTGCTGCACGTCGTCCTGGCCACCGGCCGGGTGACCGCCTGTACCCAGTGCGCGGCCCGGCGGGACATCGGCACGGACGACGTCATCCCCGGCGTACGCATCGCGGGCGCCGCCGTGTTCGTCGAGGAAGCGATGGCCGAGGGCGCACAGGCGTTGGTCTACTGA
- a CDS encoding YgfZ/GcvT domain-containing protein: MIDIAGAVTTDAIDDQTRDQPEPAHRAAGVGPVAAHYGDPMREQRLLATGVGLVDRSHRGVVAVPGEERISWLHTLTSQHLAALAPWQGTELLVLSPHGHVEQHAMVADDGETTWLDTEPGMTGGLLSYLEKMRFFSKVDPRDATAEYALLSLVGPDAPGALDTLDTLGVTGLAAPDVVAVPGPKFRSGELPARPSVVYDVKPLPIGGWARRVALGVDLLVPRAAMDGVVAELRGAGVPVAGLWAYEATRVAAKQVRAGVDTDHRTIPAEVDLIAPAVHLDKGCYRGQETVARVHNLGKPPRRLVLLHLDGVMSDQPPAAGTPVTLDGRTVGFVGTAVQHYELGQVALAVLKRNTPDDARLLVGETAAAVDV, encoded by the coding sequence ATGATCGACATCGCCGGAGCGGTGACCACCGACGCCATCGACGACCAGACCCGCGACCAGCCCGAACCGGCCCACCGCGCGGCCGGTGTCGGCCCGGTGGCCGCGCACTACGGCGACCCGATGCGCGAGCAGCGGCTCCTGGCCACCGGCGTGGGGCTGGTCGACCGCTCGCACCGGGGCGTGGTCGCCGTGCCGGGCGAGGAGCGGATCAGCTGGCTGCACACGCTGACCAGCCAGCATCTGGCCGCGCTGGCTCCGTGGCAGGGCACCGAGCTGCTGGTGCTCTCGCCGCACGGGCACGTCGAACAGCACGCGATGGTCGCCGACGACGGCGAGACCACCTGGCTGGACACCGAGCCGGGGATGACCGGCGGCCTGCTGTCGTACCTGGAGAAGATGCGGTTCTTCAGCAAGGTCGACCCGCGCGACGCCACCGCCGAGTACGCGCTGCTGTCGCTGGTCGGGCCGGACGCGCCCGGCGCGCTCGACACGCTCGACACGCTCGGCGTGACCGGGCTGGCCGCCCCCGACGTGGTCGCGGTGCCGGGTCCGAAGTTCCGCTCCGGCGAGCTGCCCGCGCGGCCCTCAGTGGTGTACGACGTCAAGCCGCTGCCGATCGGCGGCTGGGCCCGCCGGGTGGCGCTCGGCGTCGACCTGCTGGTACCCCGCGCGGCCATGGACGGAGTGGTCGCCGAACTGCGCGGCGCCGGGGTGCCGGTGGCCGGGCTGTGGGCGTACGAGGCGACCCGGGTGGCCGCCAAGCAGGTGCGGGCCGGGGTGGACACCGACCACCGCACGATCCCCGCCGAGGTGGACCTGATCGCCCCGGCCGTGCACCTCGACAAGGGCTGCTACCGGGGGCAGGAGACAGTGGCCCGGGTGCACAACCTGGGCAAGCCACCGCGCCGGCTCGTCCTGCTGCACCTGGACGGCGTGATGAGCGACCAGCCGCCGGCCGCCGGTACGCCGGTGACGCTCGACGGACGGACCGTCGGATTCGTGGGCACCGCCGTGCAGCACTACGAGCTGGGCCAGGTCGCGCTGGCGGTGCTGAAGCGCAACACGCCCGACGACGCCCGCCTGCTGGTCGGCGAAACCGCCGCCGCCGTCGACGTGTAA
- a CDS encoding asparaginase yields the protein MGKTYEGGVPLAEVVRSGFVEGVHRGSVVVLDAAGAPVAGAGDVTSPIFPRSSNKPMQAIGMLRAGLPLTDPADVALVAASHAGEEFHIERVTALLRDAGLTGDALHCPPDLPVGEAAREAVLRAGGGPARVLMNCSGKHAGMLRTCLAAGWPLDGYWRPEHPLQQRLAATIEEFTGERAAAVGVDGCGAPVLAVSLTGLARAFLRLVDAEPGTVERTVADAMRTYPELVGGTQAEDTRLMRGVPGLLAKVGAEGVIAAAVPGVGGVALKIDDGAARARMPVLASALSRLDVRAPILTEYAETPVLGGGLPVGATRPLW from the coding sequence GTGGGAAAGACGTACGAGGGCGGCGTGCCGCTCGCCGAGGTGGTCCGGTCCGGCTTCGTGGAGGGCGTCCACCGGGGTTCCGTGGTGGTGCTCGACGCCGCCGGTGCGCCTGTCGCCGGGGCCGGAGACGTCACCTCGCCGATCTTCCCCCGCTCGTCCAACAAGCCGATGCAGGCGATCGGGATGCTGCGGGCCGGTCTGCCGCTCACCGACCCCGCCGACGTGGCGCTGGTCGCGGCCAGTCACGCCGGTGAGGAGTTCCACATCGAGCGGGTGACCGCGCTGCTGCGCGACGCCGGGCTGACCGGGGACGCGCTGCACTGCCCGCCGGACCTGCCGGTCGGCGAGGCCGCCCGCGAGGCGGTGCTGCGGGCCGGCGGAGGTCCCGCCCGGGTGCTGATGAACTGCTCCGGCAAGCACGCCGGCATGCTGCGCACCTGCCTGGCCGCCGGCTGGCCGCTGGACGGCTACTGGCGGCCCGAGCACCCGCTGCAGCAGCGACTGGCCGCCACGATCGAGGAGTTCACCGGGGAACGGGCGGCGGCGGTCGGGGTGGACGGCTGTGGCGCGCCGGTGCTGGCCGTCTCGCTCACCGGGCTGGCGCGAGCGTTCCTGCGGCTGGTCGACGCCGAGCCGGGCACCGTCGAGCGGACCGTGGCGGACGCGATGCGGACGTACCCGGAGCTGGTCGGCGGCACCCAGGCCGAGGACACGCGGCTGATGCGCGGCGTACCCGGCCTGCTCGCCAAGGTCGGCGCGGAGGGCGTGATCGCGGCGGCGGTCCCGGGGGTCGGCGGGGTCGCCCTGAAGATCGATGACGGCGCGGCCAGGGCCCGCATGCCCGTCCTCGCCTCGGCGCTGTCCCGCCTGGACGTCCGCGCGCCGATCCTCACCGAGTACGCCGAAACCCCCGTGCTGGGCGGCGGCCTCCCCGTAGGCGCAACCCGCCCTCTCTGGTAA
- a CDS encoding FABP family protein, translating into MSENPLQPPWLNAPPVDPYPYEESHDLRVGPKLHPSLDGLLPYIGVWRGRGRGGFPTIEDFDYAQEIRISHDGRPFLFYESRAWLLDEQSRPVRPAGREVGWWRPVLDGERVTDELEALMTTPTGVMELHIGKRKGTQIEFVTDAVVRTATAKEVTAGARLFGIVEGALLYAQEMAAVGQPLTPHLSARLTRVAG; encoded by the coding sequence GTGAGTGAGAATCCGCTTCAGCCGCCGTGGTTGAACGCGCCGCCGGTCGACCCGTACCCGTACGAGGAGAGCCACGACCTGCGCGTCGGCCCGAAGCTGCACCCGAGCCTGGACGGCCTGCTGCCGTACATCGGGGTGTGGCGCGGCCGGGGCCGGGGTGGGTTTCCGACGATCGAGGACTTCGACTACGCGCAGGAGATCCGGATCAGCCACGACGGCCGGCCGTTCCTGTTCTACGAGTCGCGGGCCTGGCTCCTGGACGAGCAGAGCCGCCCGGTCCGTCCGGCCGGCCGCGAGGTGGGCTGGTGGCGTCCGGTGCTCGACGGTGAGCGGGTCACCGACGAGCTCGAGGCGCTGATGACCACGCCGACCGGCGTGATGGAGCTGCACATCGGCAAGCGCAAGGGCACCCAGATCGAGTTCGTCACCGACGCGGTGGTGCGTACCGCCACGGCGAAGGAGGTCACCGCCGGCGCCCGGCTCTTCGGCATCGTCGAGGGCGCCCTGCTGTACGCGCAGGAGATGGCCGCCGTGGGCCAGCCCCTCACCCCGCACCTGTCCGCCCGCCTGACCCGGGTAGCCGGCTGA
- a CDS encoding alpha/beta fold hydrolase — protein MTKIEINGARLAYDESGTGTGTAVVLLHAGIADRRMWRGQIPALAQRHRVIALDLRGYGESELPPTPFTHHDDVIGLLDALSIEQAALVGCSFGGRVAVDAALAHPERISALALFGAPVSGNEWSEETEQLWEELVGDVDPEDFAATAAGEVRFWVVGPTRRPEDVDPELIRFAEEMDRRALAAEQALSAIDVGELDPPAIDRLGELRVPVLVGTGADDLADIRRLADRIADEAPRGVRLPDVPDAAHLLPLERPTEVNPALLSFLP, from the coding sequence GTGACCAAGATCGAGATCAACGGCGCGCGGCTCGCGTACGACGAGAGCGGCACCGGCACCGGCACCGCAGTGGTGCTGCTGCACGCCGGCATCGCCGACCGGCGGATGTGGCGCGGGCAGATCCCCGCGCTCGCGCAACGGCACCGGGTCATCGCGCTGGACCTGCGCGGCTACGGCGAGTCGGAGCTGCCGCCCACGCCGTTCACCCACCACGACGACGTGATCGGGCTGCTCGACGCGCTGAGCATCGAGCAGGCCGCGCTCGTCGGCTGCTCGTTCGGCGGCCGGGTCGCGGTGGACGCCGCGCTCGCCCACCCGGAGCGGATCTCGGCGCTGGCGCTCTTCGGCGCGCCGGTCTCCGGCAACGAGTGGTCCGAGGAAACCGAGCAGCTCTGGGAGGAACTGGTCGGCGACGTGGACCCGGAGGACTTCGCCGCCACTGCCGCCGGGGAGGTGCGGTTCTGGGTGGTCGGCCCGACCCGCCGCCCGGAGGACGTCGACCCGGAACTGATCCGGTTCGCCGAGGAGATGGACCGCCGGGCGCTCGCCGCCGAGCAGGCGCTGAGCGCGATCGACGTCGGCGAGCTGGACCCGCCGGCGATCGACCGGCTGGGCGAGCTGCGCGTACCGGTGCTGGTCGGCACCGGCGCCGACGACCTGGCCGACATCCGCCGCCTGGCCGACCGCATCGCCGACGAGGCCCCGCGAGGTGTACGCCTCCCCGACGTCCCCGACGCGGCGCACCTGCTCCCCCTGGAGCGCCCCACCGAGGTCAACCCCGCCCTCCTGTCCTTCCTCCCCTGA
- a CDS encoding helix-turn-helix domain-containing protein, with the protein MATSKDLPDVGGFIRDLRRNAKISLRQLAEQAGVSNPYLSQIERGLRKPSAEVLQQLASALRVSTPAMYLRAGLLDDKEGQGVLAAIAVDPELTMAQKQSLTQIYETFRRENARLAEATEVAATTETAETAAPTEPATAPEAPATVTAAATGPVTPEGTPTEAVLESVAVTEAGAAPAPTTAAPEHTTARRAAQKAAGAAEEEQS; encoded by the coding sequence ATGGCCACCAGCAAGGACCTTCCCGATGTCGGCGGGTTCATTCGCGACCTGCGGCGCAACGCGAAGATCTCACTGCGCCAGCTCGCCGAGCAGGCGGGTGTCAGCAATCCCTACCTGAGCCAGATCGAGCGAGGGCTGCGCAAGCCGAGCGCCGAGGTGCTCCAGCAGCTCGCGAGCGCGCTGCGCGTCTCCACCCCGGCGATGTACCTGCGGGCCGGGCTGCTGGACGACAAGGAGGGCCAGGGCGTGCTCGCGGCGATCGCTGTCGATCCCGAGCTGACCATGGCCCAGAAGCAGTCGCTCACCCAGATCTACGAGACGTTCCGGCGCGAGAACGCGCGCCTGGCCGAGGCGACCGAGGTAGCCGCGACGACGGAAACGGCCGAGACGGCCGCCCCGACGGAGCCGGCCACCGCGCCCGAGGCTCCGGCGACCGTCACCGCTGCAGCTACCGGTCCCGTCACGCCGGAGGGCACACCGACCGAGGCGGTCCTCGAATCGGTAGCCGTCACCGAAGCGGGCGCCGCGCCCGCGCCGACCACCGCCGCCCCTGAGCACACGACCGCCCGCCGGGCGGCCCAGAAGGCCGCCGGTGCGGCCGAGGAGGAGCAGTCATGA
- a CDS encoding DUF2516 family protein, whose protein sequence is MAIAAPIFAFAVQDVIQLILLVFALVVQGVALVHAVTQRGDGFAAIGTLPKGGWVAILAVCLLLTLLGFGPISLFGLIGIAAGLIYLLDVRPGLRDLHDGRGSW, encoded by the coding sequence ATGGCCATCGCCGCGCCGATTTTCGCGTTCGCAGTCCAAGACGTGATCCAGCTGATCCTGCTCGTCTTCGCCCTGGTCGTTCAGGGAGTGGCGCTGGTGCACGCGGTCACCCAGCGCGGCGACGGATTCGCCGCGATCGGCACGCTGCCCAAGGGCGGCTGGGTCGCCATCCTGGCGGTCTGCCTGCTGTTGACCCTGCTCGGCTTCGGCCCGATCAGCCTCTTCGGACTGATCGGCATCGCGGCCGGTCTCATCTACCTGCTCGACGTGCGGCCCGGCCTGCGGGACCTGCACGACGGCCGAGGGTCCTGGTGA
- a CDS encoding nucleotidyltransferase domain-containing protein, producing the protein MHLLLSGIVGSVAYGLAGPGSDTDRLGVFAAPTVAFHGLRPPRESVVTTEPDVTLHEARKYALLALSGNPTATELMWLPDDCYETRTAFGEELIAIRSAFLSAPRVRDAYVGYAAQQFRRLAATPTDTGGRRRSAKHARHLARLLHQGRALYATGVLEIRLADPDWFRAFGERVAGGALDDAQALVADAEAEFDRIRSPLPERPDEKTVERWLLAVRAAHLPR; encoded by the coding sequence ATGCACCTGCTGCTGTCCGGGATCGTCGGCTCGGTCGCGTACGGGCTGGCCGGTCCCGGCTCGGACACCGACCGGCTCGGCGTGTTCGCCGCGCCCACGGTCGCGTTCCACGGCCTGCGCCCGCCCCGCGAGTCGGTCGTGACCACCGAGCCGGACGTCACCCTGCACGAGGCCCGCAAGTACGCGCTGCTGGCGCTGAGCGGCAACCCGACAGCCACCGAGCTGATGTGGCTGCCCGACGACTGCTACGAGACGCGTACCGCATTCGGCGAGGAGCTGATCGCCATCCGGTCGGCGTTCCTGAGCGCGCCCCGGGTCCGCGACGCCTACGTCGGGTACGCCGCCCAGCAGTTCCGCAGGCTCGCCGCCACCCCGACGGACACCGGTGGGCGACGGCGCTCGGCGAAGCACGCCCGGCACCTGGCCCGACTGCTGCACCAGGGCCGGGCGCTGTACGCCACGGGCGTGCTGGAGATCCGCCTCGCCGACCCGGACTGGTTCCGCGCGTTCGGCGAACGGGTCGCCGGAGGCGCGCTGGACGACGCGCAGGCCCTGGTGGCGGACGCCGAGGCCGAGTTCGACCGGATCCGCTCGCCGCTGCCGGAGCGCCCGGACGAGAAGACAGTGGAACGCTGGCTGCTCGCCGTCCGGGCCGCTCACCTGCCGCGGTGA
- a CDS encoding alanyl-tRNA editing protein, which produces MGVTHHGRTHRLDLADPTLREWTCRVLAADPEQGIVLDRSAFYPGGGGQPPDHGVLLWQGVQTRIVGTRKGDDLWLIPAEGDPVPPVGTEVTGAVEDARRTMLMRTHSGLHVLCGVVFRDFGALVTGGNMEPGEARMDFNLPEVPPDFKARIEELVNAEVAADRSVAVRVLPRAEALALPDIIRTQSNLIPPEEQEVRIVDIVGLDVQADGGTHVASTAQIGKVQVVKVESKGRANRRVRVRLAD; this is translated from the coding sequence ATGGGCGTCACACACCACGGCCGTACGCACCGGCTCGACCTCGCCGACCCGACCCTGCGCGAGTGGACGTGCCGGGTGCTGGCGGCCGATCCCGAGCAGGGCATCGTGCTGGACCGGTCCGCGTTCTACCCCGGTGGCGGCGGGCAGCCGCCGGATCACGGGGTGCTGCTCTGGCAGGGCGTACAGACCCGCATCGTCGGCACCCGCAAGGGCGACGACCTGTGGCTGATCCCGGCCGAGGGCGACCCGGTGCCGCCGGTCGGCACCGAGGTCACCGGCGCGGTGGAGGACGCCCGCCGGACCATGCTGATGCGTACCCACTCCGGGCTGCACGTGCTCTGCGGCGTGGTGTTCCGTGACTTCGGCGCGCTCGTCACCGGCGGCAACATGGAGCCGGGCGAGGCCCGGATGGACTTCAACCTGCCCGAGGTGCCGCCGGACTTCAAGGCCCGCATCGAGGAGCTGGTGAACGCCGAGGTGGCCGCCGACCGGTCGGTCGCCGTGCGGGTGCTGCCGCGCGCCGAGGCGCTCGCGCTGCCGGACATCATCCGTACCCAGTCGAACCTGATCCCGCCGGAGGAGCAGGAGGTGCGGATCGTCGACATCGTCGGGCTGGACGTGCAGGCCGACGGCGGCACGCACGTCGCCTCCACCGCCCAGATCGGCAAGGTCCAGGTGGTCAAGGTGGAGAGCAAGGGGCGGGCCAACCGCCGGGTACGCGTGCGCCTGGCGGACTGA
- a CDS encoding Fur family transcriptional regulator, translating into MLRARGLRLTAQRQLVLQAVLDLGHATPEQVHTAVREVAAGVNITTIYRTLELLERLGLVTHTHLSHGSPTYHAAGEHQHVHLVCRECGAIDEISPEMLRPLADQLADQRGFQVDIGHVALFGVCGRCAQNGERT; encoded by the coding sequence ATGCTCCGCGCGCGCGGGCTGCGGCTGACAGCGCAGCGGCAGCTCGTGCTCCAGGCCGTCCTCGACCTCGGGCACGCCACCCCGGAGCAGGTGCACACGGCGGTCCGTGAGGTAGCGGCCGGCGTCAACATCACCACCATCTACCGCACCCTGGAGCTGCTGGAACGGCTCGGTCTGGTCACGCACACGCACCTGTCGCACGGTTCGCCGACCTACCACGCGGCCGGCGAGCACCAGCACGTGCACCTGGTGTGCCGGGAGTGCGGAGCGATCGACGAGATCTCACCCGAGATGCTCCGCCCGCTCGCCGACCAGCTGGCCGACCAGCGCGGGTTCCAGGTCGACATCGGGCACGTCGCGCTCTTCGGAGTCTGCGGCCGCTGCGCACAGAACGGGGAACGCACATGA
- a CDS encoding SDR family oxidoreductase: MNSPLTGTVALVAGATRGAGRQIAVQLGAAGATVYATGRTTRERRSEMDRPETIEETAELVTAAGGTGIAVAVDHLDPEQVRALVERIDAEQGRLDVLVNDVWGADPLITWEKPVWEQPLDAGFRTLRLAVDTHIITSHFALPLLIRNPGGLVVEVGDGTKEHNDSEYRLSVFYDLAKVSVNRLGFSQAHELAPHGCTAVALTPGWLRSEAMLEHYGVTEATWRDGAKTEPHFVMSETPAFVGRAVAALAADPDRARWNGQSLDSGGLAQVYGFTDIDGTRPHWARYYEEVVKPGKPADDAGYR; this comes from the coding sequence ATGAACTCACCACTGACCGGAACTGTCGCGCTCGTCGCGGGCGCGACCCGGGGCGCCGGCCGGCAGATCGCCGTGCAGCTCGGCGCCGCCGGAGCCACCGTCTACGCCACCGGCCGCACTACCCGGGAGCGCCGCTCCGAGATGGACCGGCCGGAGACCATCGAGGAGACCGCCGAGCTGGTCACCGCCGCCGGGGGCACCGGGATCGCCGTCGCGGTCGACCACCTCGACCCCGAACAGGTACGCGCCCTGGTCGAGCGGATCGACGCCGAGCAGGGCCGCCTCGACGTGCTCGTGAACGACGTCTGGGGCGCGGACCCGCTGATCACCTGGGAGAAGCCGGTCTGGGAGCAGCCGCTCGACGCCGGGTTCCGCACGCTGCGGCTGGCAGTCGACACGCACATCATCACCAGCCACTTCGCGCTGCCGCTGCTGATCCGCAACCCGGGCGGGCTGGTCGTCGAGGTCGGCGACGGCACCAAGGAGCACAACGACAGCGAGTACCGCCTGTCGGTCTTCTACGACCTGGCGAAGGTGTCGGTGAACCGGCTCGGCTTCAGCCAGGCGCACGAGTTGGCCCCGCACGGCTGCACAGCTGTCGCGCTCACGCCCGGCTGGCTGCGCTCGGAGGCGATGCTCGAACACTACGGCGTCACCGAGGCCACCTGGCGCGACGGCGCGAAGACCGAGCCGCACTTCGTCATGTCGGAGACGCCGGCGTTCGTCGGGCGCGCGGTCGCCGCTCTGGCCGCCGACCCGGACCGGGCCCGCTGGAACGGGCAGTCCCTCGACAGCGGCGGCCTGGCCCAGGTGTACGGCTTCACCGACATCGACGGCACCCGCCCGCACTGGGCCCGCTACTACGAGGAGGTGGTCAAGCCGGGCAAACCGGCCGACGACGCCGGCTACCGCTGA